In Chondrinema litorale, the DNA window CAACCTCAACATGCGTCTAAGATCTGCCACAGCAATTGTTCTTTTACCTATGCGCTCATATTGTTTAATCAACTCATAAATACGCATAGAATACTGGCTACGTAGCGAAAGTACATTGTAATCGTAGAAACTGGTAAACCTTTCTTTGAGGTCTATCATGTGCGGTTTAAGCTTGGGTACAAAAATAATCCCGATGGTTCCTTCTTTGTGTTTGTGCATAGACCAAGTGATAAACGGAAACTGCTCTACGTTGCCATTGTCATGTCTAATTTGCACTACTCTGGTCATCAGTCTTTTTACAATTTCAATCATACGCTCATAAAGTGCATGATTGTCTTTGAGACCCAAATCTTCTTGAAAATCTTTAATTCGAAGTTGATAGGTTTTAAAATCTTCGTCACCTTTACGTACTTGCATAGCCATTAAGTAAATGATTTTCATCTCTATGGGCGTGAGACGATATTCTGCATTTACCAGATAATTACTCTTTACAATTAATGAACCGCTACCTACTTTTTCCGGATTATCCATATCAATAGATTTACTTCTAATGCAAAGTATCACTACGGAAAAACAAAAGCAACCGCTGTTTAAACTGGGTTGCATTTTTATTCCTCAAAAGGTTGCATTAAGATAAATTTATTCCTCAATAAGTTGCTTTACTATGGATGTTTAGCTGATAATTGATGGAAAAGCAACCTTATTATTCCCGCATATAAGCAGTAAAAAACCTAGATTTTATCTTTTACCTCAAAAAGTTGCTTTTAAAAATAACTTAGCCGCAAAAGGTTGCTTTTAGGATATAAAAAGATGCTTGCAGGCGCTATTAGGAGCCACATTTTTATACTCTCAACTAATTGGTTGCTTTTAATGATTTCAAATTCAATAAAGTTGCTTTAAATTGAGACAAAGGTGCTTTATAGCCCTCAAAAGGTTGCTTTAAACAGTAGAAATCTACGAAAAAGTTGCTTTTAGCTAAATGAGATCACTTTTACCGAGCCGCAAAAGGTTGCTTTTAAGCTAAAATACATCTAAATATCTCTCCTAAATCTGCATTTAAGTCTAAAGTCTAGTATAATTGATCCTGTTTTTTGCTTTTTGAGTAGGAAAATGAGGTAATACCTTAAAAGGTTGCTTCAGTTCCGCAATTGATTGCTTTACTTCCTCATTCAGTTGCTTCTATTCCTCAAAAGGTGGTTTTGTTTCCTCATTCAGTTGCTTAAACCTCCTCAATTAATTGCTTTTGCCTTTATAAGATATTAATAATCAATTAGTTACAGGTGCATAAAACATTAAAACAATTAAAATAAATAAAAACAACTAAAATACTTAAGCTAAGATTTCAAGTGTGTTTCTATTTTTTGTTTTACTCTAGAAATATCAGCTAGAATTTTTTGTTTTTTTGGATTAATGAAACATCTTTGTTTTAAATCAAAACTAAATAATACAACCTTGTTTCATTAGTGATGAACTTGTTAAACAAACACGTAGTAACATTTTTTAAAAGAAACCCAGCAATTTCTGCCACAGCAGTTGCCAAAGAAGCGAATGTTCCGCCAGCTTCATTGAGAAATGCTATAGCTGGTGGCAGACCACTCCCAGAAAAGCACTTGGTTTCACTTTTTCATGTGTTAAAAAAATATGGTTTTAGCGAAGAAGATTATGCACAAGCAAATGTAATTTGTGTAGTAAACCACAAAGGAGGAGTTGGAAAAACCACTACAACCATGAACTTGGGTAAAGGGTTGGCTTTAGAAGGAAAAAAGGTATTGTTGATTGATATTGATCCACAATCGAACCTAACACAGCATTGTGGTTTAACTACTGCTGAAACCACCATTGCAGATACTTTGCTAGACGATGAACCTTTACCAATTCAGGAAATTTCTGAAAACCTATGGTTGGTTCCGTCTGAATTATCTCTGGCAACTGCCGAATCTAAATTGGTTACCGATGTAAATGGTTGGTTTAAACTCAAAAATTCTTTGCGAGGTGTAAAGTCTCAGTTTGATTATATTCTGATAGACTGCCCTCCTTCTTTGGGGATTCTAACCAACAATGCATTACTCACTTCTAACAATGTGGTTATTGTAATAGAAACAGAGTATTTGGCAATTAAAGGGCTTGGAGTAATACTGAAACATGTAGATGGTATAAAAAATAATGGGCTCAACGATAAGCTAAATATCATGGGACTTTTATTTACCAAAGTAAATACCACTGTGGTGAGTAAAACCATCATTAACGAGTTGCGAGATGTTTACAAAAAGCGTGTTTTTGATGCATCCATTAGGAGAAATATTGCTTTGGTAGAAGCTGCCGGAGCAGGGCTGGATATTTTTTCATACGATAGTAATTGCAACGGCTCACAAGATTATATGGAACTAGCAAAAGAAATTATTGAAAGATGAAAA includes these proteins:
- a CDS encoding ParA family protein; amino-acid sequence: MNLLNKHVVTFFKRNPAISATAVAKEANVPPASLRNAIAGGRPLPEKHLVSLFHVLKKYGFSEEDYAQANVICVVNHKGGVGKTTTTMNLGKGLALEGKKVLLIDIDPQSNLTQHCGLTTAETTIADTLLDDEPLPIQEISENLWLVPSELSLATAESKLVTDVNGWFKLKNSLRGVKSQFDYILIDCPPSLGILTNNALLTSNNVVIVIETEYLAIKGLGVILKHVDGIKNNGLNDKLNIMGLLFTKVNTTVVSKTIINELRDVYKKRVFDASIRRNIALVEAAGAGLDIFSYDSNCNGSQDYMELAKEIIER